Proteins found in one Sorghum bicolor cultivar BTx623 chromosome 1, Sorghum_bicolor_NCBIv3, whole genome shotgun sequence genomic segment:
- the LOC8083673 gene encoding probable calcium-binding protein CML27 → MENAAPAIAEPSLSKKPSPSFRLRNGSLDALRLRRVFDLFDRNGDGEITLDEMASALDALGLGADRSALEAAVGGYVPAGAAGLRFEDFESLDRALGDALFGAVLEEVPEEEEDEGDLKEAFRVFDEDGDGFISAAELQAVLKKLGLPEARSLASVQEMICNVDRNCDGRVDFGEFKNMMQGITMRGA, encoded by the coding sequence ATGGAGAATGCCGCTCCCGCCATCGCCGAGCCGTCGCTGTCCAAGAAGCCCTCGCCGTCGTTCCGCCTCCGGAACGGCAGCCTGGACGCTTTGCGCCTGCGCCGCGTGTTCGACCTCTTCGACCGCAACGGCGACGGCGAGATCACCCTCGACGAAATGGCCTCGGCGCTCGACGCGCTGGGCCTCGGCGCCGACCGCTCCGCCCTGGAGGCCGCGGTGGGCGGGTACGTCCCGGCCGGCGCCGCGGGGCTCCGCTTCGAGGACTTCGAGTCCCTCGACCGCGCGCTCGGGGACGCGCTGTTCGGCGCCGTCCTGGAGGAGGTgcccgaggaggaggaggacgaggggGACTTGAAGGAGGCATTCCGGGTGTTCGACGAGGACGGTGACGGCTTCATCTCGGCCGCCGAGCTGCAGGCCGTGCTCAAGAAGCTCGGCCTGCCGGAGGCTCGGAGCCTGGCCTCTGTGCAGGAGATGATCTGCAACGTCGACCGCAACTGCGACGGCCGCGTCGACTTCGGCGAATTCAAGAACATGATGCAGGGGATCACCATGCGGGGCGCTTAG
- the LOC8083674 gene encoding uncharacterized protein LOC8083674 translates to MVAPATLALRPSAAPAQPRAALPRARASWFAPAIIRTSPPVAASYPPRRFSGVRRAVAVDADQQGSPEPPEQEKRPKTYYFLVANAKFMLDEEEHFQEQLAEKLRNYGERDKEQDFWLVVEPKFLDRFPDITKRLKRPAVALVSTDGNWITFMKLRLDRVLQDQFDSESVEEALASNPVELKFEKPEKWTAPYPKYEFGWWEPFLPPKSSNGTA, encoded by the exons ATGGTGGCTCCCGCGACACTCGCCCTCCGCCCCAGCGCGGCCCCCGCGCAGCCTCGTGCCGCGCTGCCCCGCGCCCGGGCCAGCTGGTTCGCGCCCGCCATCATCCGCACCTCCCCTCCCGTCGCCGCCTCCTACCCGCCGCGGCGCTTCAGCGGCGTCCGCCGCGCCGTGGCCGTCGATGCAGACCAGCAAGGCTCTCCCGAGCCTCCAGAGCAG GAGAAGAGGCCCAAGACGTACTACTTCCTGGTGGCGAACGCCAAGTTCATGCTGGACGAGGAGGAGCACTTCCAGGAGCAGCTCGCCGAGAAGCTGCGCAACTACGGCGAGCGGGACAAGGAGCAGGACTTCTGGCTCGTCGTGGAGCCCAAGTTCCTCGACAGGTTCCCCGACATCACCAAGCGCCTCAAGCGCCCCGCCGTCGCGCTTGTCTCCACCGACGGCAACTGGATCAC ATTCATGAAGTTAAGGCTAGACAGGGTCTTACAAGACCAGTTCGATTCAGAATCAGTTGAAGAGGCATTGGCTTCTAACCCTGTTGAGTTGAAATTTGAGAAGCCTGAGAAATGGACAGCTCCATACCCTAAGTATGAATTTGGATGGTGGGAACCCTTCTTGCCTCCAAAGTCCAGCAATGGCACAGCATAG
- the LOC8084554 gene encoding serine/arginine repetitive matrix protein 1: protein MDRKVASNTELDSAVFQVSSPDNRYEAIACSKGKTELIASGPFDQLVLHLEDAKAFQSCSQSGTFKLLLTGDEKGSSWFTKSTLQRFLHIINSCDTSKSVNGVLDEMSQLEETRKFHQSLYVKEEQNVTSGALTGGLFGTGAIAQQGNDGHNSSETTKNELLRALDLRLTALKEEILILLNRAVGSNLSTREISDLSAFVQRFGTSEFSWLMRCMLLILDCQPSEVPLQQDSTTEKIDKGENAHKPCDISPQTNPQRPIANNVSPAKLAQIERESSTGSEDSSESSDEGEAIVERSRPLVRSASPRRSASPMRRVQIGRSGSRRSTAIAIKSLSYFPPSQRIPLDKDDENSTCNGETDQPPRKSDNNVRRMSVQDAINLFESKQKDQNPDSQNKKAGLFATKSVLRRWSAGMGDSLNEKSEGKVSESTSESKSNMASETEKVGAEMKAELDNTPKNFVTPEVEDSTFHPNSHDIGVPETGSTVCSNICAEQAKFGLEESSDRAMASAEWNRQKEAELNQMLLKMMEVMPGKFSGANATAAGLSSTNQQKGVSHGQHREKRDTKVRTEKGTRRPAKEPSTKSLKEAAGQHKPTMTSKTVTSAERRISPVPQRARRNSSPPVPPKEVASKTPPVRKSSPKPSPAPASVPTTRSSWSGGSLTKATTTQKTKSSPGMASMSTQTSRRRTPTTPLSSQPASKVERPIQPVKNKKEPLTATKPAIKGQEEKKTKTATKTSRVTRVSPSSEEKSSVTTKQSLHKVSKKSSVVPLESKPLKKTTGISQSIGSGTVKSKVPQLDDSSKDSGSVNQAEDKEQSPMTTEPTTKVLEADLAQPAHDVDENLEISLDNDLNIEKTEKPASSLTATEMDSSVHVVPSTDEVDEAIQPPDDDMGISSAAWVEVEHQELEVTDSGENVVAEDVTSPGIAPLPSSSPRVRHSLSQMLQADSNEPEIIEWGNAENPPAIVFHKDSPKGFKRLLKFARKNKGDNNANGWASPSVVSEGEDELEEPRGTSDSANSSRRTFDGSKTNSILSAQSTTGSFNSMNSDKLRERPGAATSTKASRSFFSLSNFRSSRSNESKLR, encoded by the exons ATGGACAGGAAAGTTGCTAGCAACACGGAGCTTGATTCTGCTGTCTTCCAAGTATCCTCGCCTGACAACAG GTATGAGGCAATTGCTTGCAGTAAGGGAAAAACAGAACTGATAGCTTCTGGTCCTTTTGACCAGTTAGTTCTGCACCTGGAAGATGCCAAAGCATTCCAATCTTGTTCACAAAGTGGTACTTTTAAACTGTTATTGACTGGGGATGAAAAGGGCTCTTCCTGGTTTACCAAATCCACCTTGCAGAG ATTCTTGCATATCATAAATTCATGTGATACATCAAAATCGGTCAATGGAGTTTTAGACGAGATGTCACAGCTGGAGGAAACGAGAAAGTTTCATCAGTCACTCTATGTTAAG GAGGAACAAAATGTTACTAGTGGTGCTTTAACAG GAGGTTTGTTTGGTACTGGTGCCATAGCACAGCAG GGAAATGATGGGCATAATTCATCGGAGACTACAAA GAATGAATTGCTTAGAGCACTGGATTTGAGGCTAACTGCACTGAAGGAAGAGatcttgatcttattgaatcgaGCAGTTGGATCCAATTTATCGACAAGAGAAATATCTGATTTATCTGCTTTTGTTCAGAGATTTGGAACATCAGAGTTTAG TTGGTTGATGCGGTGTATGTTGTTAATTTTGGATTGTCAGCCCTCTGAGGTCCCTTTACAGCAGGATTCTACAACTGAGAAAATTGACAAGGGTGAGAATGCACATAAACCTTGTGATATCAGTCCTCAGACCAATCCCCAGAGGCCCATTGCCAATAATGTCTCTCCAGCAAAGCTTGCACAAATTGAGCGTGAGAGCTCAACAGGAAGTGAAGATTCCTCTGAGTCCAGTGATGAAGGCGAGGCCATTGTTGAAAGGAGCCGACCTCTTGTAAGATCTGCTTCACCTAGAAGATCAGCTTCTCCAATGCGGAGGGTTCAAATCGGGAGATCAGGATCACGTCGATCAACAGCAATTGCCATCAAGAGCCTCAGTTACTTCCCTCCTAGTCAGAGGATTCCTTTggataaagatgatgaaaatagtaCCTGCAATGGTGAAACTGACCAGCCACCAAGGAAATCTGACAATAACGTAAGAAGGATGAGTGTGCAGGATGCGATTAACCTTTTCGAGAGCAAGCAGAAGGATCAGAATCCGGATTCACAAAATAAGAAAGCTGGCTTGTTTGCTACTAAATCTGTCTTAAGAAGGTGGAGTGCAGGAATGGGTGATTCTTTGAATGAAAAATCAGAAGGAAAAGTCTCAGAGTCGACATCTGAAAGTAAATCAAACATGGCTTCTGAAACAGAGAAGGTTGGAGCTGAAATGAAGGCTGAACTAGATAACACACCAAAGAATTTTGTTACACCTGAGGTTGAAGATTCAACTTTCCATCCTAATTCTCATGATATTGGAGTACCAGAAACAGGGAGCACTGTTTGTAGTAATATTTGTGCAGAACAAGCAAAGTTTGGACTGGAGGAAAGTAGTGATCGGGCAATGGCCTCTGCAGAGTGGAACCGCCAGAAGGAAGCTGAACTTAATCAAATGTTATTGAAAATGATGGAAGTCATGCCTGGAAAATTTTCGGGTGCTAATGCCACTGCTGCTGGTCTCAGTTCCACCAATCAGCAAAAAGGTGTATCTCATGGTCAGCATAGAGAGAAGCGAGACACAAAAGTCAGAACTGAGAAAGGCACAAGGCGACCTGCAAAGGAACCAAGCACCAAGTCCTTGAAGGAAGCAGCTGGGCAGCATAAACCGACAATGACCTCCAAAACTGTCACTTCAGCAGAGAGACGTATTTCACCAGTTCCGCAAAGGGCACGGCGAAATTCATCACCCCCAGTCCCACCCAAAGAAGTAGCTTCAAAGACACCACCAGTCAGAAAAAGCTCACCAAAACCATCACCTGCACCTGCATCTGTGCCTACTACACGAAGTTCATGGTCAGGTGGTTCTTTGACTAAAGCAACTACAACACAAAAAACTAAAAGCTCTCCTGGGATGGCTTCGATGTCCACACAAACTAGCCGAAGAAGGACTCCGACAACACCCTTGTCGTCTCAGCCAGCTTCAAAAGTGGAAAGACCCATTCAACCagtgaagaacaagaaggaaccCCTTACTGCTACCAAGCCAGCTATAAAGGgtcaagaagagaagaagacaAAAACAGCAACAAAGACAAGCAGAGTAACTAGAGTTTCACCTTCTTCAGAAGAAAAATCAAGTGTAACAACGAAGCAAAGCTTGCATAAGGTTTCAAAGAAAAGCAGTGTTGTGCCGCTTGAGTCCAAACCCTTGAAGAAAACCACTGGAATTAGTCAGAGCATTGGTTCTGGTACTGTGAAGAGTAAGGTACCCCAACTTGATGACTCCTCAAAAGATAGTGGAAGTGTTAACCAAGCTGAAGATAAGGAGCAATCTCCTATGACAACCGAGCCAACTACCAAGGTACTGGAGGCTGATCTTGCTCAACCAGCACATGATGTTGATGAAAATTTAGAAATTTCGCTCGATAATGATTTGAATATTGAAAAAACAGAGAAACCGGCCTCGAGTTTAACTGCAACAGAAATGGACTCCAGTGTCCATGTTGTACCCTCTACCGATGAGGTAGATGAGGCCATACAACCTCCTGACGATGACATGGGCATCTCATCAGCTGCTTGGGTAGAAGTAGAGCATCAAGAACTAGAAGTCACTGATTCGGGTGAAAATGTAGTCGCTGAGGATGTAACTTCCCCAGGAATTGCACCATTGCCATCATCAAGCCCAAGAGTGCGTCATTCGTTGTCACAAATGCTGCAAGCAGATAGCAATGAACCAGAAATTATTGAGTGGGGAAATGCTGAAAACCCACCCGCAATAGTTTTTCATAAGGATTCTCCAAAAGGATTCAAGAGGCTTCTAAAGTTTGCTCGTAAAAATAAGGGAGATAATAATGCTAACGGCTGGGCAAGCCCCTCAGTGGTTTCTGAAGGAgaagatgaactagaagaaccAAGAGGCACTAGTGATAGTGCAAATTCGAGCAGGAGAACTTTTGATGGTTCAAAGACTAATAGCATCTTATCAG CTCAATCAACTACCGGCAGCTTCAACTCTATGAACTCGGATAAGCTACGGGAGAGACCTGGAGCTGCCACATCAACCAAAG CATCAAGGTCGTTCTTCTCCCTCTCAAACTTCCGGAGCAGCAGATCAAACGAGTCGAAGCTTCGATAG
- the LOC8083675 gene encoding 2,3-bisphosphoglycerate-independent phosphoglycerate mutase, with translation MATRPPAAEGKSWELAAHPRLPKGKTVAVVVLDGWGEAPPDPFNCIHIADTPTLDALNKAAPERWRLIKAHGTAVGLPTDDDMGNSEVGHNALGAGQIYAQGAKLVDLALDSGKIYEGEGFKYIQQSFLDGGTLHLIGLLSDGGVHSRFDQLQLLLKGASERGAKRIRVHVLTDGRDVLDGSSVRFVEMLEDDLARLREKGVDARIASGGGRMYVTMDRYENDWQVVKRGWDAHVLGEAPHKFKSALEAVKKLREDPKANDQYMPPFVIVDESGKPVGPVQDGDAVVTFNFRADRMVMLAKALEYEGFDKFDRVRFPRIRYAGLLQYDGELKLPSHYLVAPPEIERTSGEYLVRNGVRTYACSETVKFGHVTFFWNGNRSGYFNQDLEKYEEIPSDIGIPFNVQPKMKALEIAHKARDAILSRNFDQVRVNIANGDMVGHTGDIEATIVGCKAADEAVKIILDAVEQVGGIFVLTADHGNAEDMAKRDKSGKPLRDKDGKVQTLTSHTLNPVPIAIGGPGLSPGVRFRTDLANAGLANVAATVMNLHGFEAPDHYEPTLIEVVDK, from the exons ATGGCGACGAGGCCGCCGGCAGCGGAGGGGAAGTCGTGGGAGCTGGCGGCGCACCCGCGGCTTCCCAAGGGCAAGACGGTGGCCGTGGTGGTGCTGGACGGCTGGGGCGAGGCGCCGCCCGACCCCTTCAACTGCATCCACATCGCCGACACGCCCACGCTCGACGCCCTCAACAAG GCAGCTCCGGAGAGATGGAGGCTCATCAAGGCGCACGGGACAGCGGTGGGGCTGCCCACGGATGACGACATGGGCAACAGCGAGGTCGGCCACAACGCGCTCGGAGCAGGACAGATATACGCGCAGGG CGCGAAACTGGTGGATCTGGCGCTGGACTCCGGGAAGATATACGAGGGCGAAGGATTCAAGTACATCCAGCAGTCCTTCCTGGACGGTGGCACTCTGCACCTCATCGGCCTGCTCAGCGACGGAGGCGTGCACTCCAGGTTCGATCAGCTGCAGTTGCTGCTCAAAGGGGCTAGCGAGCGCGGGGCGAAGAGGATACGGGTTCACGTCCTCACGGACGGCCGGGACGTGTTGGATGGCAGCAGCGTCAGGTTCGTGGAAATGCTCGAGGACGACCTTGCTAGGCTTCGGGAGAAGGGCGTTGATGCGAGAATAGCGTCTGGCGGTGGCAGGATGTATGTCACCATGGATCGTTATGAG AATGACTGGCAGGTTGTGAAGCGAGGCTGGGATGCGCACGTCCTCGGCGAAGCCCCACACAAGTTCAAGAGCGCGCTCGAGGCCGTGAAGAAGCTCAGGGAGGATCCAAAGGCAAACGACCAGTACATGCCTCCCTTCGTCATAGTAGACGAGAGCGGAAAGCCGGTTGGCCCGGTACAGGACGGAGATGCTGTGGTGACGTTCAATTTCAGAGCTGATCGGATGGTGATGCTTGCCAAGGCGCTGGAGTACGAGGGCTTCGACAAGTTTGATCGTGTCAGGTTCCCCAGGATACGCTATGCTGGTCTGCTTCAGTACGATGGCGAGCTCAAGCTTCCAAGCCACTATCTCGTTGCTCCCCCGGAGATAGAGAGGACGTCCGGTGAATACTTGGTGCGCAACGGCGTTCGCACCTATGCTTGCAG TGAGACAGTCAAGTTTGGTCATGTCACTTTTTTCTGGAATGGGAATCGGTCTGGTTATTTCAACCAAGACTTGGAAAAATATGAAGAAATTCCCAGCGACATCGGCATCCCCTTCAATGTTCAGCCCAAGATGAaggccttggaaattgcacaCAAGGCAAGGGATGCCATCCTGAGCCGAAATTTTGATCAG GTAAGGGTCAACATTGCAAATGGAGATATGGTTGGCCATACTGGAGACATTGAAGCAACTATTGTTGGATGCAAGGCAGCTGATGAGGCTGTTAAG ATCATCCTGGATGCCGTTGAGCAAGTGGGTGGCATTTTTGTACTCACTGCCGACCATGGCAACGCGGAGGACATGGcgaaaagagataagtcaggaAAACCACTCCGGGACAAGGACGGGAAGGTCCAGACCCTTACTTCGCACACGCTGAATCCG GTTCCAATCGCAATAGGAGGCCCTGGGCTTTCACCTGGGGTCAGGTTCCGTACAGACCTCGCAAATGCCGGCCTCGCTAATGTTGCAGCGACAGTCATGAACCTTCATGGGTTTGAGGCCCCTGATCATTATGAGCCAACGCTGATCGAAGTCGTCGACAAGTGA
- the LOC8084555 gene encoding probable galacturonosyltransferase 7, which translates to MKATAPPAKRRRGPRLAVLALVFCSLLVPIAFLFNRFPAVYVTDERPQQEIDLPSSRKAFESGGSVNEDVSKKTPGSSSVSHRNIDSDPSIDSSKPKAIVLPPPKIEQVVLPPPKVEPKPEVKPVPVPVHQNPKINPEKIKRPPRVQSADEVEKAKACQLEFGSYCLWSIEHKEVMIDTIVKRLKDQLFVARSYYPSIAKLKGKETLTRELKQNIQEHERVLSESIVDADLPSFIKMKIERMDQSIARAKSCTVDCNNVDRKLRQILHMTEDEAHFHMKQSAYLYNLGVHTMPKSHHCLNMRLTVEYFKSMPLDPNDSSAHKFNIPDNRHYVILSKNVLAASVVINSTVSSSEDTENVVFHVLTDAQNFYAMKHWFARNSYRESAVNVINYEQIIFENFPEFGTQQLYLPEEFRVFISSLERPTEKSRMEYLSVFSHSHFFLAEIFKDLKKVIVLDDDVVVQRDISFLWNLDMGDKVNGAVRFCGLKLGQLKNLLGRTMYDQQSCAWMSGVNVIDLDKWRDHNVTENYLQLLRKFGNNDDEASLRASALPISLLSFQHLLYPLDERLTLSGLGYDYGIKEEVAQSSASLHYNGNMKPWLELGIPDYRKYWKRFLTRDERFMDECNVSP; encoded by the exons ATGAAGGCGACGGCGCCGCCGGCAAAGCGGCGGAGGGGCCCGCGGCTGGCGGTGCTGGCGCTCGTGTTCTGTTCGCTGCTCGTGCCGATCGCCTTCCTCTTCAACCGCTTCCCCGCCG TGTATGTGACGGATGAGCGCCCTCAGCAG GAGATCGACTTGCCTTCTTCTCGCAAAGCGTTTGAAAGTGGTGGCTCTGTAAATGAA GATGTGTCCAAGAAGACTCCCGGGAGCAGTAGTGTGTCGCACCGTAATATTGATAGTGACCCTTCCATAGATAGCTCTAAGCCAAAAGCTATAG TTCTCCCGCCTCCAAAAATTGAACAAGTAGTCCTCCCCCCTCCAAAAGTTGAACCCAAACCAGAAGTGAAGCCAGTACCAGTTCCAGTTCATCAAAACCCAAAA ATTAACCCTGAGAAGATTAAAAGGCCTCCCAGAGTTCAAAGTGCTGATGAGGTGGAAAAGGCTAAGGCTTGTCAACTTGAGTTTGGGAGTTACTGTCTCTGGTCCATAGAGCACAAAGAAGTTATGATAGATACCATTGTGAAAAGGCTGAAAGATCAGCTATTTGTAGCCCGATCTTACTACCCAAGCATTGCGAAGCTTAAAGGAAAGGAGACATTGACTCGTGAACTGAAGCAAAATATTCAAGAGCATGAGAGGGTTCTTAGTGAATCCATCGTGGATGCTGATCTACCATCCTT tataaaaatgaagatagagagGATGGACCAATCAATAGCAAGAGCCAAATCATGCACTGTGGATTGTAACAATGTTGACAGAAAGCTTCGTCAAATTCTTCATATGACAGAGGATGAAGCTCATTTTCATATGAAGCAGAGTGCATACCTATACAACCTTGGTGTTCACACCATGCCTAAAAGTCATCATTGTCTTAATATGAGGTTGACAGTAGAGTACTTTAAATCCATGCCATTGGATCCAAATGACTCTTCTGCCCATAAGTTTAACATTCCAGACAATAGGCACTATGTTATATTGTCAAAAAATGTCCTTGCTGCTTCTGTTGTCATCAACTCAACTGTTAGTAGCTCTGAG GATACTGAAAATGTAGTCTTTCATGTACTAACTGATGCTCAAAATTTTTATGCCATGAAGCACTGGTTTGCAAGAAACTCCTACAGGGAATCAGCTGTCAATGTCATAAATTATGAACAAATTATTTTcgagaattttcctgagtttGGAACCCAACAGTTATATTTGCCTGAGGAATTTCGTGTTTTCATCAGTAGCCTGGAGCGGCCTACTGAGAAGAGTAGAATGGAGTATTTATCAGTGTTCAGTCACTCACATTTCTTTCTTGCTGAAATATTCAAAGATTTAAAGAAGGTAATTGTGTTGGATGATGATGTGGTTGTTCAACGTGATATTTCTTTCTTGTGGAATCTTGATATGGGAGATAAGGTCAATGGTGCTGTCAGATTTTGTGGTTTGAAACTTGGCCAACTGAAGAACCTTCTGGGTAGGACAATGTACGATCAACAGTCATGTGCATGGATGTCTGGGGTTAATGTGATTGATTTGGACAAATGGAGAGATCATAATGTTACAGAGAATTACCTGCaactcctgagaaag TTTGGGAACAATGATGACGAGGCCTCTTTGCGAGCTTCCGCTTTGCCTATAAGTTTGTTGTCGTTTCAGCATCTTCTATATCCACTTGATGAGAGATTGACTTTATCTGGACTTGGATATGACTATGGAATTAAAGAAGAAGTTGCTCAGAGTTCTGCTTCATTGCATTACAATGGAAATATGAAACCTTGGCTTGAATTGGGTATACCAGATTATAGGAAGTACTGGAAGAGGTTTCTTACACGAGATGAGAGATTCATGGATGAGTGCAATGTAAGTCCATAG